ATCGTCTGAAATGTGttccctcaacctcaagttcaggcTTCGGAGGAGGCAGAGAAGATAATTCTGAAGCCAAACAGCTCCGCCTCCGCCATGGCCATGGCCACCTTCGCTGCCACTCCCGCGCTCCTCTCCCCCCCGCCCCCCTACACCACGGCCCCTCCACCCCGCGGGCGCCCGCCCCGCCCGCCTCTCCGTCTCGGCCTCCggctcccgcgccgccgccccgtcacCACCACCACTCCGGCCGCAGCCCACGCCGCGAGCTCCCTCTCGTCCGCCCGCGGCGACCCGCgcgaggcggaggcggcggtggcggaacTGCTGCGGGACAACGGCGCGTCGCCGGAGGACGCGGCCGCCATCGCGGCGCGCGCGCCGGGGTACGCCGCCATGCTGGCCGACGGCGTCAGGGAGCTCGACGAGCTCGGGCTCTGGGCGTCCTGGAGCGCCggggcgggcgcgcgcgccggcgccgAGATGGGCGCGCTCGGGTTCGGCAGGAAGGTGTACTTCATGGGGCGGAGCCGGCGCGACGGCGCCGTCGTCCCGCTCGTCGAGAGCCTCGGCGTGCGCCTCTCCTCCGCCAAGCTCATCGCGCCCTACGTCGCCGCCGAGGGTCTCCCGGTGCTCATCCGCAGGGTGAGTGGCCATGGCCTACGCTCATGTAGTCAAAGTTCCATCTTGGAAGCTGCCCAATCTAGGACATCGCCTCCGTATTAGTACAACAGAATAGAGCTTGCAGTTTGCGCTGCATTTTCCGCCTGCGGCTAACAGAAAGTGGCCATGGCCTGCGACAATCCGGTGGATCAATCACCATTGCTTCAGTCTGTCCTGTAAAATGCCAAGCCATTTTATGGAACCATTTACTGCTAGTCAGATTAGAAAATGTGTAGCAAATTTTCGTTGACTCGCATCTCTGATATCCTGACAGTATGGATTATGACTGTTTGTTACTATCTTATGTTCGGTAGTAGGTTGCAGCATTCGTTACTTATGGTTTTTATTCGTGCATAGGTTAAGTTCTTCAAGGAAATGCTGTTTTCAAGCAGTGGCTATGAAACTCTAATCGGATGGAATGCTAAGCGCATGATGGCGCACTTTTCAATACCCGCAGATGAGGCACTCCAGAGTACGCTGTCATTTTTCGAAAAGGTAAGTTTCACAGTCCCAATTATTGGTAAAAGCATATCACTGTTTCCTCATAAAAGTTTCATGGCGTCAAATATCTCAAATTTAATCTGTCTCGGATCATATAACTGCAGATGGAGGCCAGACATGGTGGTCTGAGCATGTTGGCACATGGGGATGTGTCATTTCCCTATCTCATCGAATCATTTCCAATGCTTCTTCTCTGCTCAGAGGACAAACATCTTAAGGCATTAATTGATTTCCTTGAACACGTTGGAGTTCCCAAGCCGAGGATTCCATCAGTTCTGCTGGCATTTCCTCCTATTATTCTTTCTGATGTCGAAAAGGATATCAAGCCAAGGATTCATGCATGGGAGAAGGTACGCTAAAAGTACATGATTCTCAACTGAACCCTTATGTTTGTGAACGATTTTGGAACCTGCATTTTTTCTCTCTCTAGACAACAAGTGCAGTAGAGTCATATTATTCTTTTTTTTTTCCTAGGCTGGCATAGAACAAGAATATATTGGTCGGATGTTGTTGAAGTATCCATGGATTCTTTCAGCAAGTGTGATAGAAAACTACAAGCAGACGCTTTTGTTCTTCAACAGAAGAAAGGTAACTGGGGGAAAAATCATACTACGCCAACATGGCTTAAGATATCTGTTATATGTTGTGTTTGTTAGTAGTCTATCATAATTGGATACGATAATGTTCGTAAATCAGGTTCTTGCTTTCAGATTTCCAGTGCATTTCTTGGTACCGCTGTCAAAAGTTGGCCTCACATTCTGGGTTGTTCAACAACAAGAATGAACTCAATTCTGGTGCTGTTTGATGATCTGGGCATCAGTAAGAAAATGTTAGTGCCTGTTCTTACATCAAGTCCACAGTTGCTGCTGAGAAAACCTAATGAGTTTTTGCAGGTATGTATATTTGTTTGCTTTGCTTTTCATAAAAACTCCATTGGTAGTGGAAAAGCTTCTTTACTTAGCTTTAGCTCTTTTTCTTCTTTTGGCAAACAATAATCTATTGTTAGTAGATATTCAGTATCGTACATGCTACATTAAATTGACATCAATAATAGTTCATCATTATGTTTTGAGTTTTGCAATTTTATATTGTTGCCTAGTTATTTCAAATAAAAATTCCTAGGATTACAATTTAGGAGGCATGAATGTGTGGCCAACCTCTTGTCCAAAATGGTTGATATAGGTTCATAGCATACTTTCCTGTCAGTATGTAGTTGTTACACGGAGCAAGTCTTTTAGTTACATTGTGATCCATATTTGGGGATGATCTTGAGTTGTATTTTATCTTCTAGTAACTGGCTATCTTGGTACTAATCGTCCTGCCTTGTGTCCCAGATTGTTTCCTTTTTCAAAGATATGGGTTTCGATAAGAAAGCAGTGGGAAAGATTGTCTGTCGTTCTCCAGAAATTTTTGCTTCAGATTTGGAGAATACCCTCAAAAAGAAAATCGACTTTCTTATTGACTTTGGTATTTCCGAGCGTCACCTTCCCCGTATCATTAAGAAGTACCCAGAGCTTTTATTGTTGGACATAAATCGCACACTGCTCCCCAGGTATGACAAAAATGACATTTGGTTTTACTGCAAAGTCTTAGTCAATGCAGTTGATAAGTGTATTGTTCTTGTAAACTTGTAAATGACGTTAACTCACTTCTCATCTGGCTATGAGTAGTTAGACTAGGCAGGCAGGTACCCTACACCCAATATTTATTTAGTTAGGGCCTTTATGGATGGTTTTCACCTAATTTCCGCCGAGCTTCATATTAGCCTTGCACATAAACACATAATTTCACATGAGACATAACTAATAATTAAAAAACTGTGCCCAAGTAAAACAGTGTGTCCAAGTTTCTGGCAACCCGCTACTTCTCATGTAAAGATCTACTATCAGAACTACTGACTAAGTAAGTCGCCACCAACACGTCACTATGGGTAAAGCATTTGAAATATGTCCAGTTACAAGATAGGATCAACTGTGCTTATGATCTCAAGTCATTGTAGCCAATAGCTGGTTTTCCTATTTGCTGCTTACCTGAAGTCTAATAATGTGATTTTCACTAGTAACGCTAAGACATTGTCTTAATTCGTAAGTGTTAATTGTGATGTTTACAGAATGAATTACTTTCTGGGGAAGGGCTTGTCTAAGAAAGATGTCTGCTCAATGATCTCTAGATTCTCCCCACTTCTGGGGTACA
Above is a window of Triticum dicoccoides isolate Atlit2015 ecotype Zavitan chromosome 5B, WEW_v2.0, whole genome shotgun sequence DNA encoding:
- the LOC119310076 gene encoding transcription termination factor MTERF2, chloroplastic-like, which translates into the protein MAMATFAATPALLSPPPPYTTAPPPRGRPPRPPLRLGLRLPRRRPVTTTTPAAAHAASSLSSARGDPREAEAAVAELLRDNGASPEDAAAIAARAPGYAAMLADGVRELDELGLWASWSAGAGARAGAEMGALGFGRKVYFMGRSRRDGAVVPLVESLGVRLSSAKLIAPYVAAEGLPVLIRRVKFFKEMLFSSSGYETLIGWNAKRMMAHFSIPADEALQSTLSFFEKMEARHGGLSMLAHGDVSFPYLIESFPMLLLCSEDKHLKALIDFLEHVGVPKPRIPSVLLAFPPIILSDVEKDIKPRIHAWEKAGIEQEYIGRMLLKYPWILSASVIENYKQTLLFFNRRKISSAFLGTAVKSWPHILGCSTTRMNSILVLFDDLGISKKMLVPVLTSSPQLLLRKPNEFLQIVSFFKDMGFDKKAVGKIVCRSPEIFASDLENTLKKKIDFLIDFGISERHLPRIIKKYPELLLLDINRTLLPRMNYFLGKGLSKKDVCSMISRFSPLLGYSIEHVLKPKLDFLLQTMKKPLKAVVEYPRYFSYSLEGRIKPRFWIIKSRHIDCSLTDMFGKNNELFAEEYLGIET